Proteins from a genomic interval of Mycobacterium conspicuum:
- the egtC gene encoding ergothioneine biosynthesis protein EgtC gives MCRHLGWLGREVAISSLVLDPPHSLRVQSYAPRRQKHGLMNADGWGVGLFDSSLQDNVARRWRSPAPLWGDASFDSMAPALRSHCVVAAVRSATVGMPIEASATAPFTDGRWLLSHNGVVDRAVLPTGLLAESVCDSAMLAATIFARGLDALGETVAQIGAADPDARLNVLAANGSRMLATVWGDTLSILRRDDGVVLASEPYDDEYDWEDVPDRHLVEVTAGGVVLTPLDPAKGPS, from the coding sequence ATGTGCCGTCATCTCGGTTGGCTCGGGCGCGAGGTCGCAATTTCCTCGTTGGTGCTCGACCCCCCGCATTCGCTGCGGGTGCAGTCTTATGCCCCGCGCCGGCAAAAGCACGGCCTGATGAACGCCGACGGTTGGGGCGTAGGGCTTTTCGATTCTTCCTTGCAAGACAATGTAGCGCGGCGCTGGCGCAGCCCGGCGCCGCTGTGGGGCGACGCGTCGTTCGACTCGATGGCGCCCGCACTGCGCAGCCACTGCGTGGTTGCCGCGGTGCGCTCGGCGACCGTCGGCATGCCGATCGAAGCCAGCGCTACCGCGCCGTTCACCGACGGCCGATGGTTGTTGTCGCACAACGGCGTCGTGGACCGGGCCGTGTTGCCGACTGGCTTGCTTGCCGAATCAGTCTGCGACAGTGCGATGCTCGCGGCCACCATATTCGCGCGCGGCCTGGACGCGCTGGGTGAAACGGTCGCGCAGATCGGTGCCGCCGACCCGGATGCGAGGCTTAACGTGTTGGCCGCCAACGGTTCTCGAATGCTGGCTACGGTGTGGGGGGATACCTTGTCCATCCTGCGCCGTGACGACGGGGTCGTGCTGGCCAGCGAGCCGTACGACGACGAGTACGACTGGGAGGACGTGCCGGACCGGCACCTCGTCGAAGTCACTGCCGGCGGTGTCGTGTTGACGCCGCTAGATCCCGCGAAAGGACCTTCATGA
- a CDS encoding PE family protein, translating into MSYVIALPEMLTAAATDLARIGSELNTANAAAAAPTTGIVAAAMDEVSAAIAALFSSHSRDFHALSGRAAAFHAQFEGAVNRAGSAYAAAEAANVSPLAAVVSAAQSLAVFSPVAAATGRPLVGNGANGAAGTGQAGGDGGWLYGNGGNGASGVPGGAGGKGGSAGLIGNGGKGGDGQPSLSFSDPGSGFAGAGGAGGAGGLLLGTGGMGGNGGEGLYAGGRGGAGGAGGLVFGAGGAGGTGGNADGALSPAGTGGAGGNAGLIGNGGDGGAGGQGGPEGFWEGGNGGDGGRAMLIGNGGHGGHGGSGDSSGFGGDGGAAGVIGNGGAGGQGGDSPGNGFGHQGGAGGDALLVGNGGHGGAGGSGVLGPGPGGAGGKAGLIGKNGANGEP; encoded by the coding sequence GTGTCGTACGTAATCGCATTGCCCGAGATGCTGACCGCGGCGGCGACGGATTTGGCCCGTATCGGCTCGGAGCTCAACACCGCCAATGCGGCCGCGGCGGCCCCTACGACGGGGATCGTGGCCGCGGCGATGGATGAGGTATCTGCCGCCATCGCGGCCCTGTTTTCGAGTCACTCGCGGGACTTTCATGCGCTCAGCGGTCGGGCCGCTGCGTTTCATGCGCAGTTTGAGGGCGCGGTGAACAGAGCCGGGAGCGCCTATGCAGCCGCCGAGGCGGCGAATGTGTCGCCGTTGGCGGCGGTGGTGTCGGCGGCGCAGAGCCTGGCGGTGTTTTCGCCCGTCGCCGCCGCGACGGGGCGCCCGCTGGTCGGCAATGGCGCCAACGGGGCGGCGGGGACGGGCCAGGCCGGCGGCGACGGCGGTTGGCTGTACGGCAACGGCGGTAACGGCGCGTCCGGCGTGCCCGGTGGTGCCGGCGGTAAGGGCGGTTCGGCCGGCCTGATCGGGAATGGCGGCAAGGGCGGTGACGGTCAGCCCTCGTTGTCCTTTTCCGATCCAGGCAGCGGATTCGCTGGGGCTGGCGGTGCCGGCGGTGCCGGTGGGCTACTTCTCGGCACCGGGGGCATGGGCGGCAATGGCGGCGAAGGCTTGTATGCCGGTGGTCGGGGTGGTGCCGGCGGTGCCGGGGGCCTGGTGTTCGGCGCCGGTGGGGCTGGTGGCACCGGGGGCAACGCCGACGGCGCGCTCTCCCCGGCTGGCACTGGGGGGGCCGGAGGTAATGCCGGGCTGATTGGCAACGGCGGCGACGGCGGCGCTGGCGGGCAGGGCGGTCCCGAAGGGTTTTGGGAAGGCGGCAACGGCGGCGACGGCGGCCGCGCGATGCTCATCGGCAACGGCGGCCACGGTGGCCATGGGGGAAGCGGCGACTCTTCCGGCTTCGGCGGCGATGGCGGTGCGGCCGGGGTGATCGGCAACGGAGGAGCCGGCGGTCAGGGCGGGGATAGTCCGGGCAACGGCTTCGGCCATCAGGGCGGGGCGGGCGGCGACGCGTTGCTAGTTGGCAACGGCGGCCACGGTGGCGCCGGCGGAAGCGGCGTCTTAGGCCCCGGCCCGGGCGGCGCCGGCGGTAAGGCCGGACTCATCGGTAAGAACGGTGCAAACGGAGAGCCGTAG
- a CDS encoding DUF3072 domain-containing protein: MRATAIPVVMTTNDMNPEKDTADWVTGDEPMTGPQRSYLNTLAQEARLEVPEDLTKAQASELIDELQQRTGRGAE, translated from the coding sequence ATGCGTGCGACGGCTATCCCCGTCGTCATGACGACCAACGACATGAACCCGGAGAAAGATACGGCCGACTGGGTGACCGGCGACGAGCCGATGACCGGTCCCCAGCGCAGTTACCTGAACACGCTGGCGCAGGAGGCGCGGCTGGAGGTTCCGGAGGATTTGACCAAGGCGCAGGCGTCGGAGCTCATCGATGAGTTGCAGCAGCGGACCGGACGCGGGGCCGAATAG
- a CDS encoding sensor domain-containing protein produces MRMSATVASVVLGVGAAFGSPAAQAHPSDPGVVSYAVLGKGSVGNIVGGPMGWESVFTQPFQGFWVDLPVCNNWADIGLPEVYNDPDLASFNGATAQTSATDETHLVKQAVGVFATNDAAGRAFHRVVDRTVGCAGQTTALHLDNGTTQVWSFDGGPATGADANWIKQEAGTDRRCFDQTRLRENVLVQAKVCQSGNAGPAVNVLAGAMQNALGQ; encoded by the coding sequence ATGCGGATGTCCGCGACGGTGGCCAGCGTCGTGCTGGGCGTAGGCGCAGCCTTCGGGAGCCCGGCCGCGCAAGCCCACCCGTCAGATCCGGGAGTGGTGTCCTACGCGGTCCTCGGCAAGGGGTCGGTCGGCAACATTGTCGGCGGCCCGATGGGGTGGGAGTCGGTGTTCACCCAGCCATTCCAGGGTTTCTGGGTCGACCTTCCGGTGTGCAACAACTGGGCCGACATCGGGTTGCCGGAGGTGTACAACGACCCCGACCTGGCGTCGTTCAACGGAGCCACCGCACAGACGTCGGCAACCGACGAAACCCACCTCGTCAAGCAGGCAGTGGGGGTATTCGCCACCAATGACGCCGCCGGCCGGGCCTTTCATCGAGTGGTGGACCGAACCGTGGGCTGCGCGGGACAGACCACCGCACTGCACCTGGACAACGGGACCACGCAGGTGTGGTCCTTCGATGGCGGTCCGGCGACCGGTGCCGACGCAAACTGGATCAAGCAAGAAGCGGGCACCGATCGACGGTGCTTCGATCAAACCCGGCTGCGTGAAAATGTGTTGGTGCAGGCCAAGGTCTGCCAATCTGGCAACGCCGGGCCCGCGGTCAACGTGCTGGCCGGCGCCATGCAGAACGCGTTGGGGCAGTAG
- the egtA gene encoding ergothioneine biosynthesis glutamate--cysteine ligase EgtA has product MTLAASSALPVSKKTLDTPCPAEAEVDSSSTAAEYIAEGCLTDGPLGRVGLELEAHCFDPADPYRRPRWEEITAILKQLPRLPGGSAVTVEPGGAVELSGPPEDGVVAAIAAMSDDQAVLRRVFADSGLGLVFLGSDPLRSPQRINPGSRYRAMEQFFAASDSGKAGAAMMTSTASVQVNLDAGPQAGWAARVRLAHALGPTMIAIAANSPMLGGEFSGWVSTRQWVWGQMDSARCGPILGVSGDDPGTDWARYALKAPVMLVNNPGTADCAPVTHWVPFADWADGLQLLGDRRPTVADLEYHLTTLFPPVRPRQWLEIRYLDSMPDDFWPAVVYTLVALLDDPEAAAIAAEAVEPVATAWDNAARLGLCDRRLYEAANRCVAVAAERAPAELTDAMERLVRYVEKGRCPGDDFADRVIDHGIAAEVARAAQLTQGGP; this is encoded by the coding sequence ATGACGCTCGCCGCCAGCAGCGCTCTGCCGGTTTCGAAGAAAACCCTGGATACCCCGTGCCCCGCCGAAGCGGAGGTGGACTCGTCGTCCACGGCCGCGGAGTACATCGCCGAGGGCTGCCTGACGGATGGACCCCTCGGCCGCGTTGGTCTGGAGCTGGAGGCGCACTGTTTCGACCCGGCCGATCCCTACCGCAGGCCGCGGTGGGAGGAAATCACCGCGATACTCAAGCAGCTGCCCCGGTTGCCCGGCGGCAGCGCGGTCACCGTGGAGCCCGGGGGTGCCGTCGAGCTGTCCGGCCCGCCGGAGGACGGCGTCGTGGCGGCCATCGCTGCGATGAGCGATGACCAGGCCGTACTGCGGAGGGTCTTCGCCGATTCCGGGCTCGGACTGGTTTTTCTGGGCTCCGACCCGCTGCGCTCGCCCCAGCGGATCAACCCCGGGTCACGCTACCGCGCGATGGAGCAATTCTTCGCCGCCAGCGATTCCGGAAAGGCGGGCGCGGCGATGATGACGTCGACGGCGTCGGTCCAGGTCAATCTCGACGCCGGCCCGCAGGCCGGCTGGGCCGCGCGGGTGCGGCTGGCGCACGCGCTAGGGCCCACGATGATCGCGATCGCGGCCAACTCCCCGATGCTGGGCGGCGAATTCTCCGGTTGGGTGTCCACCCGGCAATGGGTGTGGGGTCAGATGGACTCGGCGCGCTGCGGGCCGATCCTGGGTGTCAGCGGCGACGACCCGGGGACCGACTGGGCGCGCTACGCGCTCAAAGCGCCCGTGATGCTGGTCAACAATCCGGGCACCGCGGACTGCGCACCGGTCACGCACTGGGTGCCCTTTGCCGACTGGGCTGACGGCCTACAGCTGCTCGGCGATCGCCGGCCCACCGTCGCCGATTTGGAATACCACCTGACCACCCTGTTCCCGCCGGTGCGCCCGCGGCAATGGCTGGAAATCCGCTACCTCGATAGCATGCCGGACGACTTCTGGCCCGCGGTGGTCTACACGCTGGTCGCGCTTCTCGACGACCCGGAGGCCGCCGCCATCGCCGCCGAGGCCGTCGAGCCGGTGGCCACCGCGTGGGACAACGCGGCCCGGCTCGGGCTCTGTGATCGGCGGCTCTACGAGGCGGCCAACCGCTGCGTCGCCGTCGCCGCGGAAAGGGCGCCCGCCGAGCTCACCGACGCGATGGAGCGACTCGTGCGGTACGTCGAAAAGGGCCGTTGCCCCGGTGATGATTTCGCCGACCGCGTGATCGACCACGGCATCGCGGCCGAGGTTGCGCGGGCCGCGCAGCTGACACAAGGGGGCCCGTGA
- the egtB gene encoding ergothioneine biosynthesis protein EgtB gives MRALRREGLADDLARARTRTLRLVDFDDAELCRQYDPLMSPLVWDLAHIGQQEELWLLRGGDLNRPGILPPAVEGLYDAFEHSRASRAELPLLSPKRAHSYCRTVRSAVLDALDALPDSNGQDGEFVFGMVVSHENQHDETMLQALNLRTGAPLLPDTVTLPAGRPGLAGTSVLVPGGPFVLGVDAGSEPYSLDNERPAHVVDLPAFRIGRVPVTNGEWRHFIDDGGYDDSRWWSERGWQHRQAANLTAPQFWNSYGRNRFGHAEEVPPDEPVQHVSYFEAEAYAAWAGARLPTEAEWEKACAWDPAAGARRRYPWGAEAPTEAHANLGGAALRPAPVGAYPRGASAYGVEQMLGDVWEWTSSPLRPWPGFVPMIYERYSQPFFDGDYRVLRGGSWAVESAILRPSFRNWDHPYRRQIFSGVRLAWSVEDA, from the coding sequence TTGCGGGCGCTACGCCGCGAAGGGCTCGCCGACGATTTGGCGCGGGCGCGCACGCGCACGCTGCGGCTGGTCGATTTCGACGACGCCGAACTGTGTCGGCAGTACGACCCATTGATGAGCCCTTTGGTGTGGGACCTGGCGCACATCGGTCAGCAGGAAGAACTGTGGCTGCTGCGCGGTGGTGACCTCAACCGGCCCGGGATTTTGCCGCCTGCCGTCGAGGGCCTCTACGACGCCTTCGAACACTCCCGCGCGAGCCGTGCCGAGTTGCCGCTGCTGTCTCCGAAGCGGGCGCATTCCTATTGCCGCACAGTGCGATCGGCCGTGCTCGACGCCCTTGACGCGCTCCCCGACAGCAACGGGCAAGACGGCGAGTTTGTGTTCGGCATGGTGGTCAGCCACGAAAACCAGCACGACGAAACCATGCTGCAGGCGCTCAACCTGCGCACCGGCGCGCCGCTGTTGCCGGACACCGTCACGCTGCCCGCCGGCAGGCCGGGCCTGGCCGGAACGTCGGTGCTGGTGCCCGGCGGGCCGTTCGTGTTGGGCGTGGATGCCGGCAGCGAGCCGTACTCGTTGGACAACGAGCGTCCCGCCCACGTCGTCGACCTGCCGGCGTTTCGCATCGGCCGGGTTCCGGTCACCAATGGGGAATGGCGACACTTCATCGACGACGGCGGCTATGACGACTCGCGCTGGTGGTCCGAGCGCGGTTGGCAACACCGTCAGGCCGCGAACCTGACCGCGCCGCAATTCTGGAATTCGTACGGCCGCAACCGATTTGGCCACGCCGAAGAGGTTCCGCCCGATGAGCCGGTGCAGCATGTCAGCTATTTCGAGGCCGAGGCCTACGCGGCCTGGGCCGGGGCGCGGTTGCCGACCGAGGCGGAATGGGAGAAGGCCTGCGCCTGGGACCCGGCGGCCGGCGCCCGCCGTCGCTATCCGTGGGGAGCCGAGGCGCCGACGGAGGCCCACGCCAACCTCGGCGGCGCCGCGCTGCGCCCCGCGCCGGTCGGCGCGTACCCGCGCGGCGCCTCGGCCTACGGGGTCGAGCAGATGCTCGGTGATGTGTGGGAGTGGACCAGCTCACCGCTGCGGCCCTGGCCCGGGTTCGTTCCGATGATCTACGAGCGGTACTCGCAGCCCTTCTTCGACGGCGACTACCGGGTGCTGCGCGGCGGATCGTGGGCGGTGGAGTCCGCCATCCTGCGGCCGAGCTTTCGCAACTGGGACCATCCCTACCGCAGGCAGATTTTCTCCGGGGTCCGGTTGGCGTGGTCTGTCGAGGACGCCTGA
- a CDS encoding universal stress protein, giving the protein MSAYQTVVVGTDGSDSSMRAVDRASAIAAEHGAKLIVATAHLPVPEEKGRYAIPPGSDHGQDYRLVGEAPYYRILQDARERAHQAGAKDVVEKAIVGAPVNALVHLVEEVDADLLVIGNVGLSTVAGRLLGSVPSEVSRKAKTDVLIVHTTG; this is encoded by the coding sequence ATGAGCGCCTATCAGACCGTCGTAGTCGGCACCGATGGCTCGGACTCTTCGATGCGTGCGGTGGACCGCGCAAGCGCGATTGCTGCGGAGCACGGCGCAAAGTTGATCGTCGCGACGGCGCATCTCCCGGTCCCCGAGGAGAAGGGCCGCTACGCCATTCCACCCGGGAGTGATCACGGCCAGGACTACCGGTTGGTGGGCGAGGCCCCGTATTACCGGATCCTGCAGGACGCCCGGGAGCGGGCACACCAGGCCGGAGCCAAGGACGTCGTGGAGAAGGCGATCGTCGGCGCCCCCGTCAACGCGCTGGTGCACCTCGTCGAGGAAGTCGATGCCGACCTGCTGGTCATCGGCAACGTCGGTCTGAGCACCGTCGCTGGGCGACTGCTGGGATCGGTTCCGTCCGAAGTCTCGCGCAAGGCCAAGACTGACGTCCTGATCGTCCACACCACCGGCTGA
- a CDS encoding DUF4185 domain-containing protein: MITAARRFVFAACLLAPQCFSVAHADPAAPVPQPILPPLARGQVLRIGPTAGTGTPTGDYGIGATDLCEFVDFPTELLQVCGDSFAGQGVGFGGWYSPIALHVDTSSVDDPAGVRYTGVTGISKPLLADPTPPGTSQLPAGVVEINRHNYLMVTTTKNLEPQNSRLVLAEPARAGWQTIAGTRRAASYQGGAQTQISGYYDPIPTPDSPSGWVYIVANSFTRRDPVTLYRATPQTFIDRSTWQGWATGPDGGWGKKPTPLWPDKVGEMSVRQIDGKTVLSYFNADTGNMEVRVAIDPTSLGDAPVTTVVQHDEWPDPAESLPPPYDNRLAQPYGGYISPGSTLDELRIFVSQWDTRARVSAPYRVIQFAVNPFKP, encoded by the coding sequence GTGATCACGGCCGCGCGGCGCTTCGTGTTTGCCGCGTGTCTGCTTGCCCCGCAATGCTTTTCGGTCGCCCACGCCGATCCTGCGGCGCCTGTCCCTCAGCCGATCCTGCCGCCGCTGGCTCGGGGTCAGGTATTGCGGATCGGCCCGACGGCCGGCACCGGCACCCCCACCGGTGACTACGGCATCGGCGCGACCGACCTGTGTGAGTTTGTCGATTTCCCCACCGAGTTGCTGCAGGTCTGCGGCGACAGCTTCGCCGGCCAGGGCGTGGGGTTCGGTGGCTGGTACTCGCCCATCGCGCTGCACGTCGACACGTCGTCGGTCGATGACCCCGCCGGCGTGCGGTACACGGGCGTCACCGGAATCAGCAAGCCCCTGCTGGCCGACCCCACGCCGCCCGGCACCTCGCAGCTGCCCGCCGGAGTGGTGGAGATCAACCGGCACAACTACCTGATGGTGACCACCACGAAGAACCTGGAACCGCAGAATTCGCGGCTGGTGCTGGCCGAGCCGGCCCGCGCCGGGTGGCAGACCATCGCGGGAACCCGGCGCGCCGCGTCGTACCAGGGCGGCGCGCAGACGCAGATCAGCGGGTACTACGACCCCATCCCGACCCCCGATTCGCCGAGTGGGTGGGTGTACATCGTGGCCAACAGCTTCACCCGGAGAGATCCGGTGACGCTGTATCGGGCGACCCCGCAGACCTTCATCGACCGGTCCACATGGCAGGGGTGGGCCACCGGACCCGACGGTGGCTGGGGCAAGAAGCCCACGCCGCTATGGCCGGACAAGGTGGGTGAGATGTCCGTCCGCCAGATCGACGGCAAAACCGTGCTGTCCTATTTCAACGCCGACACGGGCAACATGGAGGTCCGGGTCGCCATCGATCCGACGTCGCTGGGCGATGCCCCGGTGACGACGGTGGTGCAGCACGATGAGTGGCCCGACCCGGCGGAAAGCCTGCCGCCGCCCTACGACAATCGACTCGCGCAGCCCTACGGCGGATACATCTCACCCGGCTCGACCCTCGACGAGTTGCGGATCTTCGTCAGCCAGTGGGATACCCGTGCTCGGGTTTCGGCGCCGTACCGGGTGATCCAGTTCGCGGTCAATCCGTTCAAGCCCTGA
- a CDS encoding aspartate-semialdehyde dehydrogenase: protein MVAIGVVGATGQVGQVMRALLDERDFPATSVRFFASARSQGRKLPFRGQEIEVEDAATADPTGLDIALFSAGKTMSLVQAPRFAAAGVTVIDNSSAWRKDPDVPLVVSEVNFARDVAAGPGSLKKGIIANPNCTTMVAMPVLKVLHDEAQLVRLVASTYQAVSGTGLAGVAELGEQARAVVDDAEQLVHDGAALAFPAPKAYVAPIAFNVLPLAGSLVDDGSGETDEDQKLRSESRKILGIPDLPVSGTCVRVPVYTGHSLSINAEFARPLSPERATELLDGAPGVKLVDVPTPLAAAGVDDSLVGRIRRDEGVPGGRGLALFVSGDNLRKGAALNTIQIAELLAAEL from the coding sequence ATGGTTGCCATCGGTGTAGTCGGTGCCACCGGTCAGGTGGGCCAGGTGATGCGCGCATTGCTCGACGAGCGCGACTTCCCGGCGACCTCGGTGCGGTTTTTCGCGTCGGCCCGCTCGCAGGGCCGCAAGCTGCCGTTCCGCGGCCAGGAGATCGAGGTCGAAGACGCCGCGACGGCCGACCCGACCGGATTGGACATCGCGCTGTTCTCCGCGGGCAAGACGATGTCGCTGGTGCAGGCGCCGCGGTTCGCCGCGGCGGGGGTGACGGTGATCGACAACTCGTCGGCGTGGCGCAAGGACCCGGACGTGCCGCTGGTGGTGTCGGAGGTGAACTTCGCAAGAGATGTCGCCGCGGGGCCCGGGTCTCTCAAGAAGGGCATCATCGCCAACCCGAACTGCACCACCATGGTCGCGATGCCCGTCCTCAAGGTGCTGCACGACGAAGCCCAGCTGGTGCGCCTGGTGGCCTCGACCTATCAGGCGGTGTCGGGCACCGGCCTGGCCGGGGTGGCGGAACTGGGCGAGCAGGCCCGCGCCGTCGTCGATGACGCCGAACAGCTGGTGCACGACGGCGCCGCGCTGGCATTCCCCGCGCCGAAGGCTTACGTCGCGCCGATCGCCTTCAACGTGCTGCCGCTGGCCGGGTCGCTGGTGGACGACGGCTCGGGGGAGACCGACGAGGACCAGAAACTGCGCAGCGAGAGCCGCAAGATCCTCGGCATTCCCGACCTGCCCGTCAGCGGCACCTGTGTGCGCGTTCCGGTGTACACCGGGCATTCGCTGTCGATCAACGCCGAGTTCGCGCGGCCGCTGTCGCCGGAGCGGGCCACCGAACTGCTCGACGGGGCGCCGGGCGTGAAGCTGGTTGACGTGCCGACGCCGCTGGCCGCCGCCGGAGTCGACGACTCGCTGGTCGGCCGGATCCGGCGCGACGAGGGCGTGCCCGGCGGACGGGGTCTGGCGCTGTTCGTCTCGGGCGACAACTTGCGCAAGGGGGCGGCGTTGAACACCATCCAGATCGCCGAGCTGCTGGCCGCCGAGTTGTGA